A single genomic interval of Alphaproteobacteria bacterium harbors:
- a CDS encoding VWA domain-containing protein, which yields MIAAQPEGDVTGVVARLSGFMAHLRVNGFAVGPGETEAVLTFLAVGDLADARWVRLGLKTMLSGDRGQWERFEALFDAYWFGRGVKRAVTSGAISRDDDRRPDIWRAVSPLGSSAELNAAVEQRGQEEGKPLDGAGQLAASRQNLLARSDLRRLANPDEVAEAERIAERLARAIRYRLSRRRVPSARGRALDLRRSIRRNLSKGGEPFELIYRRRPDRPVNLVLLLDVSGSMKIYSRFLICFVRGLLGAWLETHAFVFHTRLVHISDVLREHDRARAMDRLSLMVEGFGGGTQIASALKSFNDRYAREVLNSRSIVIMMSDGYDTDPVDAMVRELARLKQRARRLVWLNPLLGWRDYAPVARSMAAAMPYIDCFAAAHSLESLAALEAELCRL from the coding sequence ATGATCGCCGCACAGCCTGAAGGAGACGTGACTGGGGTCGTCGCGCGATTGAGCGGATTCATGGCGCATTTGCGGGTCAACGGCTTCGCCGTCGGGCCGGGTGAGACGGAAGCCGTGTTGACTTTCCTGGCGGTGGGCGATTTGGCGGATGCCCGGTGGGTGCGGCTCGGTTTGAAAACGATGCTCTCCGGCGATCGAGGTCAATGGGAGCGCTTCGAGGCACTTTTCGACGCTTACTGGTTTGGACGCGGTGTGAAGCGCGCGGTGACTTCCGGTGCGATCTCGCGTGACGACGATCGGCGGCCAGATATTTGGCGTGCTGTGTCACCGCTTGGCTCGAGTGCCGAACTCAATGCAGCCGTGGAGCAGCGCGGGCAGGAGGAAGGCAAACCGCTCGACGGAGCTGGTCAGCTCGCCGCGAGCCGGCAGAACCTGCTTGCACGCTCGGACCTGCGCCGGCTTGCCAATCCCGACGAGGTGGCCGAGGCCGAGCGTATTGCCGAACGCCTCGCACGAGCGATCCGATATCGGCTGAGCCGGCGGCGTGTCCCTTCCGCCCGCGGAAGGGCGCTCGACCTCCGCCGAAGTATCCGCCGAAATCTTTCAAAAGGTGGTGAGCCATTCGAGCTCATTTATCGACGACGACCTGACCGCCCTGTCAATCTTGTGCTTTTGCTCGACGTTTCCGGGTCGATGAAGATCTATAGCCGATTCCTTATCTGTTTCGTTCGTGGCCTTTTGGGCGCTTGGCTCGAGACCCATGCGTTCGTCTTTCATACGCGACTCGTGCATATCAGCGACGTTCTGCGCGAGCATGACCGGGCGCGCGCCATGGACCGGCTCTCTCTCATGGTCGAAGGTTTCGGTGGCGGGACACAAATCGCCAGCGCCCTCAAGTCGTTCAACGATCGATATGCCCGTGAGGTGCTGAATTCGCGAAGCATTGTCATTATGATGAGCGACGGCTACGATACCGATCCGGTCGATGCGATGGTTAGGGAACTCGCGCGATTGAAACAGCGCGCGCGGCGGCTCGTCTGGCTCAACCCCCTTCTCGGCTGGCGCGACTATGCGCCGGTTGCGCGTTCGATGGCGGCCGCGATGCCCTATATCGATTGCTTCGCCGCGGCTCACTCGCTGGAGAGCCTCGCGGCACTTGAAGCCGAACTTTGCCGGCTTTGA
- a CDS encoding MoxR family ATPase: MDFKSLQCDLAAVGYIADDALAMALRLCVSLRRPLLLEGEAGVGKTEVAKALAAVLNARLIRLQCYEGLDANSTLYEWNYQRQLLAIRTREHERLSADEIEHHIFSEAFLLRRPLLEAISQRTPPVLLIDEVDRADEEFEAFLLEILSDFQITIPELGTVTARSIPHVVLTSNGTRALSDALRRRCLYSYVDFPDEQKELAIVRARLPHIDLQLAEQVVRFVQVLRREDLEKKPGIAETLDWASALMGLKMRSLDDDPQMLQASLICLLKTQADLKAVPREVTERLVGKVA, from the coding sequence ATGGATTTCAAGTCCCTCCAGTGCGACCTTGCGGCCGTCGGCTACATCGCCGATGACGCGCTCGCAATGGCGCTTCGGCTCTGCGTTTCATTAAGGCGGCCGCTCCTTCTCGAGGGCGAAGCAGGGGTCGGAAAGACCGAGGTCGCCAAGGCGCTCGCAGCCGTGCTCAATGCGCGGCTCATCCGGCTGCAGTGCTATGAGGGCCTGGATGCCAATTCCACTCTCTATGAATGGAACTATCAGCGCCAGCTCCTCGCCATCCGAACGCGTGAGCATGAGCGTCTTTCGGCGGATGAAATCGAGCATCATATTTTCTCGGAGGCCTTCCTTCTCCGCCGCCCGCTCCTCGAGGCGATCTCGCAGCGTACGCCGCCCGTTCTGCTAATCGACGAAGTCGACCGCGCCGACGAGGAATTCGAGGCATTTCTCTTGGAAATCCTGTCCGATTTCCAGATCACAATTCCCGAACTCGGCACCGTGACGGCACGTTCGATCCCCCACGTCGTCCTGACCTCGAACGGTACACGCGCGCTCTCGGACGCACTTCGCCGTCGCTGCCTTTATAGCTATGTCGACTTTCCGGACGAGCAAAAGGAGCTCGCCATCGTCCGTGCGCGGCTCCCTCACATCGATTTGCAGCTTGCCGAGCAGGTTGTGCGCTTCGTCCAGGTGCTCCGCCGCGAAGATCTCGAGAAGAAACCAGGGATCGCCGAGACGCTCGATTGGGCAAGCGCGCTTATGGGACTCAAAATGCGCTCACTTGATGACGATCCGCAAATGCTGCAGGCAAGTCTCATCTGTCTTCTGAAGACCCAGGCCGATTTGAAAGCGGTACCTCGCGAAGTCACGGAACGGCTCGTCGGCAAGGTGGCGTAA
- a CDS encoding aerobic carbon-monoxide dehydrogenase large subunit, with product MSAPVETADVRKQQLEGLGARRKRVEDARFTQGKGNYIDDMKLPGMLFGDFVRSPHGHARVKSIKKDAALALPGVKAVLTAADLKPLKLHWMPTLAGDVQAVLADEKVLFQGQEVAFVVAEDRYTAADAVELIEVEYEALPAIVDPTKSMAPDAVVLRDDLAGKTEGAHGARKHHNHIFTWQVGDAKATENALKNAEVLVKELIVYQRVHPCPLETCGCVASMDKVNGHLTVWGTFQAPHAVRTVASLISGIPEHKIRIISPDIGGGFGNKVGVYPGYICSIVASIVLGVPVKWVEDRIENLVATAFARDYHMTGEIAATKDGRIKALRCHVLADHGAFDACADPTKYPAGFFSICTGSYDIPAAHLTVDGVYTNKAPGGVAYRCSFRVTEASYFIERMIDVLARKLDLDPAEVRRLNLIRKDQFPYHSALGWEYDSGDYHVALEKALKTVDYTALRAEQRAKREAFARGETRKLMGIGVSFFTEIVGAGPIKNCDILGLGMFDSCEIRIHPTGSAIARLGTISQGQGHATTFAQILASEIGIPAANITVEEGDTDTAPYGLGTYGSRSTPVAGAATAMAGRKIRAKAQMIAAYLLEVHDDDLEWEVDRFRVKGAPERFKTMAEIAFAAYNKVPPGMEPGLEAVSYYDPPNMTYPFGAYVCVLDVDVDTGVVEVRRFYALDDCGTRINPMIIEGQVHGGLTEAFAIAMGQEVAYDEYGNVKNASLLDFYLPTAVETPVWETDHTTTPSPHHPIGAKGVGESPNVGGVSAFSNAVNDAFAHFGLLHTQMPHDHWRVWKTAERLGLTR from the coding sequence ATGAGCGCCCCCGTCGAAACCGCCGATGTCCGCAAGCAGCAACTCGAAGGCCTTGGCGCAAGGCGCAAGCGTGTTGAGGACGCGCGCTTCACCCAGGGTAAGGGAAATTACATCGACGATATGAAGTTGCCGGGTATGCTGTTCGGTGATTTCGTGCGCTCGCCCCACGGTCATGCGCGCGTCAAGTCGATCAAAAAGGACGCAGCTTTGGCCCTGCCGGGGGTGAAGGCGGTGCTTACCGCGGCCGATCTCAAACCGCTCAAGCTGCATTGGATGCCGACCCTGGCCGGCGATGTGCAGGCGGTACTCGCGGACGAAAAGGTGCTTTTCCAGGGCCAGGAAGTCGCTTTCGTGGTGGCCGAAGACCGCTACACCGCAGCCGATGCGGTCGAGCTCATCGAGGTCGAGTACGAGGCGCTGCCTGCAATCGTCGATCCGACGAAGTCGATGGCGCCGGACGCTGTCGTCCTGCGCGACGATCTCGCCGGCAAGACCGAGGGCGCTCATGGCGCGCGGAAACATCACAATCACATCTTCACTTGGCAGGTCGGCGACGCAAAAGCGACCGAAAATGCGCTCAAGAACGCTGAGGTCCTCGTCAAGGAGCTGATCGTCTATCAGCGCGTCCATCCTTGTCCGCTCGAGACTTGCGGCTGCGTGGCGTCGATGGACAAGGTCAACGGTCACCTCACCGTATGGGGAACCTTCCAGGCGCCGCACGCGGTGCGCACGGTGGCGTCGCTGATCTCCGGAATCCCCGAGCACAAGATCCGCATCATTTCGCCGGACATCGGTGGCGGGTTCGGCAACAAGGTCGGCGTCTATCCCGGATACATATGCTCGATCGTCGCGTCGATCGTGCTCGGCGTCCCCGTCAAATGGGTCGAAGACCGCATCGAGAATCTGGTCGCGACGGCGTTCGCGCGCGATTACCACATGACCGGTGAGATCGCGGCGACCAAGGACGGCCGTATCAAGGCGCTGCGATGCCACGTGCTGGCCGATCATGGCGCATTCGACGCCTGCGCCGATCCGACGAAATATCCCGCCGGGTTCTTCAGCATCTGCACCGGCTCCTACGATATTCCGGCAGCACATTTGACGGTGGATGGGGTCTATACCAACAAGGCGCCAGGTGGTGTCGCCTACCGCTGTTCGTTCCGCGTCACGGAGGCATCGTATTTCATCGAACGCATGATCGACGTCCTGGCTCGAAAGCTCGATCTTGATCCCGCCGAAGTGCGGCGGCTCAATTTAATCCGGAAGGACCAGTTTCCCTATCATTCGGCACTCGGTTGGGAATACGACAGTGGGGACTACCACGTGGCCCTTGAGAAAGCGCTCAAGACCGTCGACTACACTGCACTGCGCGCCGAACAGCGAGCGAAGCGGGAGGCCTTCGCGCGGGGTGAAACGCGCAAACTGATGGGAATCGGCGTTAGCTTTTTCACCGAGATCGTCGGCGCCGGTCCGATCAAGAATTGCGATATCCTCGGCCTCGGCATGTTCGATTCCTGCGAGATCCGGATCCACCCCACGGGAAGTGCCATAGCGCGGCTTGGCACGATCAGCCAAGGTCAGGGCCACGCGACGACCTTCGCACAGATTCTCGCATCTGAAATCGGCATTCCCGCGGCGAACATCACCGTCGAGGAGGGTGACACCGATACCGCACCCTACGGGCTCGGAACATACGGTTCCCGCTCCACGCCGGTGGCCGGTGCGGCGACCGCAATGGCGGGGCGGAAGATCCGCGCCAAGGCGCAGATGATCGCTGCTTACCTTCTCGAGGTGCATGACGACGATCTCGAATGGGAAGTCGATCGCTTTCGTGTCAAAGGGGCGCCCGAGCGATTCAAGACCATGGCCGAAATCGCATTCGCGGCCTACAACAAGGTCCCGCCGGGAATGGAGCCGGGACTCGAGGCGGTGAGTTACTACGATCCACCGAACATGACCTATCCCTTCGGGGCCTATGTTTGCGTCCTCGATGTCGATGTCGACACGGGCGTCGTCGAGGTTCGCCGCTTTTACGCACTCGACGATTGCGGCACGCGCATTAACCCGATGATCATCGAGGGCCAGGTACATGGCGGGCTGACCGAGGCGTTCGCCATCGCCATGGGGCAGGAAGTCGCCTACGACGAGTACGGCAATGTGAAAAACGCCAGCCTGCTCGATTTCTATCTGCCGACGGCCGTGGAAACACCGGTTTGGGAGACCGACCACACCACGACGCCCTCGCCCCATCATCCGATTGGCGCCAAGGGTGTGGGCGAATCGCCTAACGTCGGGGGCGTTTCCGCATTCTCGAATGCGGTCAATGACGCCTTCGCGCATTTCGGGCTCCTCCACACGCAGATGCCGCACGATCATTGGCGGGTGTGGAAGACAGCTGAGCGGCTCGGCCTCACGCGCTAG
- a CDS encoding (2Fe-2S)-binding protein: MSKMHIKLTVNGRPVDALAEPRMLLIHFLREQLSLTGPHVGCDTSHCGACTVDFNGKSVKSCTMFVAQAQGGEVKTIEGVAAADGTLHPLQEAFREHHGLQCGFCTPGMIVRAYRLLQENPNPTEAEIRIGIAGNLCRCTGYQNIVKAIRAAAERMNTAKEAAA; this comes from the coding sequence GTGTCCAAGATGCATATCAAGCTTACGGTAAATGGCCGCCCGGTGGATGCTCTGGCCGAGCCGCGCATGTTGCTCATCCACTTCCTGCGCGAACAGCTCTCGCTCACCGGTCCCCACGTCGGATGCGACACCAGTCACTGCGGCGCATGCACTGTCGACTTCAATGGAAAATCGGTGAAGTCCTGCACCATGTTTGTGGCGCAGGCGCAGGGTGGCGAGGTCAAGACGATTGAGGGCGTCGCCGCCGCCGATGGCACCCTGCATCCTCTCCAGGAAGCGTTCCGCGAGCATCATGGGCTACAGTGCGGGTTCTGCACGCCGGGGATGATCGTGCGGGCTTATCGGTTGCTTCAGGAGAACCCGAATCCGACCGAAGCGGAAATTCGCATCGGCATCGCGGGCAATCTCTGCCGCTGCACGGGATACCAAAACATCGTCAAGGCAATTCGCGCCGCTGCCGAGCGGATGAACACTGCCAAGGAGGCCGCAGCATGA
- a CDS encoding xanthine dehydrogenase family protein subunit M, whose protein sequence is MIPGAFEYHRPQKVDDAIALLVKHGEDARVVAGGHSLIPMMKLRLAVPAHLVDLQDIAELRAIRSDGGTLVVGALATQREVIGSEPLASKCPILRETALQIADPQVRYVGTIGGNVANGDPANDMPAVMMALGASYRIRGGRGERDIPARDFYRGSLVTALEAGDILTSIRIPTPPQGHGYAYEKQKRKTGDYATAAAAVILTFSRDACSSAAVALTNVAPTPLFATAAGEALVGTRLDEAAVAEAVRRARAIVEPAADQRGPVDFRVHVAGVMVRRAIQRAKARAS, encoded by the coding sequence ATGATACCCGGAGCCTTCGAATATCACCGCCCGCAAAAGGTGGACGACGCAATAGCCCTCCTCGTAAAGCATGGCGAGGATGCTCGTGTCGTCGCCGGCGGCCACAGTTTGATCCCCATGATGAAACTTCGCCTGGCCGTGCCTGCGCATCTTGTCGATCTCCAGGACATCGCTGAGCTGCGCGCGATCCGAAGTGACGGCGGCACGCTCGTTGTCGGAGCACTCGCAACACAGCGAGAGGTGATCGGGTCCGAGCCCCTCGCTTCGAAATGCCCGATCCTGCGGGAAACGGCATTGCAGATCGCCGATCCCCAAGTGCGCTACGTCGGCACAATCGGTGGCAACGTCGCAAACGGCGATCCCGCGAACGACATGCCGGCGGTGATGATGGCCTTGGGTGCGAGCTATCGCATCAGGGGAGGACGCGGGGAGCGGGATATTCCGGCGCGCGATTTCTATCGCGGTAGCCTTGTCACGGCACTTGAGGCCGGCGACATCCTGACTTCGATACGGATACCCACGCCGCCCCAGGGGCACGGCTATGCTTATGAAAAACAGAAGCGAAAAACGGGCGACTATGCCACGGCTGCGGCCGCGGTGATCCTCACCTTTTCCCGCGACGCATGCTCGTCTGCGGCGGTAGCACTCACCAATGTGGCGCCAACCCCGCTCTTTGCGACTGCCGCGGGGGAAGCGCTGGTGGGTACGCGCCTCGACGAAGCTGCGGTCGCCGAGGCTGTGCGCAGGGCGAGGGCGATCGTCGAGCCCGCGGCGGATCAGCGCGGGCCAGTCGATTTTCGCGTCCATGTTGCGGGTGTCATGGTTCGGCGCGCAATCCAGCGCGCCAAAGCGCGGGCGAGCTAA
- the ppk2 gene encoding polyphosphate kinase 2: MAKKQKDWSHEAELSHKEYEAALYTLQVELVKLQSHIIKCDDRILVIFEGRDAAGKDGAIKRIIEHLSPREVRVVALGKPSNREITYWYFQRYVSHLPAAQEMVLFNRSWYNRAGVERVMGFCTKEQVEAFMEDVPQFEGLLIRSGIKLLKFYLDITKSEQRERLDARKDDPLTQWKVSSIDQKAVKLWKDYSDARNEMLVRTHTTSSPWYVVRADDKRRARLNVIRMMLSKLDYAGKRNHHILPDPSVVFPFSKAAANSGHIAP, translated from the coding sequence ATGGCGAAGAAGCAAAAGGACTGGTCGCACGAAGCAGAACTCTCGCACAAGGAGTACGAAGCGGCGCTCTATACGCTTCAGGTCGAGCTTGTGAAGCTGCAAAGCCACATCATCAAGTGCGACGACCGGATTCTGGTGATTTTCGAAGGCCGCGATGCCGCCGGAAAAGATGGCGCCATCAAGCGCATCATCGAGCACCTCAGCCCGCGCGAGGTGCGCGTCGTGGCCCTTGGCAAGCCTTCCAACCGTGAGATCACATACTGGTATTTTCAGCGCTATGTCAGTCATTTGCCCGCAGCCCAGGAAATGGTCCTGTTCAACAGGAGCTGGTACAATCGTGCTGGTGTCGAGCGCGTGATGGGGTTTTGCACGAAGGAGCAGGTCGAGGCCTTCATGGAGGACGTGCCGCAATTTGAAGGCCTGCTCATCCGATCGGGTATCAAATTGCTCAAATTTTATCTGGACATCACGAAAAGCGAACAGAGGGAGCGGCTCGACGCGCGCAAGGACGATCCACTCACACAGTGGAAGGTGAGCTCGATCGACCAAAAAGCGGTCAAGCTTTGGAAAGACTATAGCGACGCGCGCAATGAAATGCTCGTCCGCACTCACACAACCTCCTCGCCTTGGTATGTCGTCCGTGCAGACGATAAGCGGCGCGCGCGCCTCAATGTGATCCGCATGATGCTGTCAAAGCTCGACTATGCGGGAAAGCGCAATCACCACATCTTACCCGATCCCAGTGTCGTCTTCCCCTTCAGCAAGGCGGCGGCGAATTCCGGTCACATCGCGCCGTGA
- a CDS encoding DUF1272 domain-containing protein, translated as MLELRPNCECCDRDLPPDSLEARICSFECTFCAACAETVLGGRCPNCRGELLRRPIRPAEKLAKFPAATERKFNPGGCGRA; from the coding sequence GTGCTGGAGTTACGGCCGAATTGCGAATGCTGCGACCGGGACCTGCCGCCCGACTCGCTGGAGGCTCGAATTTGCTCTTTCGAATGCACATTTTGTGCTGCCTGTGCGGAAACGGTGCTGGGCGGTCGCTGTCCCAATTGCCGCGGCGAACTTCTGCGCCGACCGATTCGTCCCGCGGAAAAACTCGCCAAGTTCCCTGCTGCGACCGAGCGCAAATTCAATCCCGGAGGGTGCGGCAGGGCCTGA
- a CDS encoding alpha/beta hydrolase produces MKRLFVALCALVAFGSECTSTDTWRPSADHTQIPIWPGAAPDGQPVPGQEIETPSTGLVAGRPWMAVTNVTRPTMTIYAPQGKNSGAAIVVFPGGGFQVLAIDLEGTEVCEWLISTGVTCVLLKYRVPSQPYDWRCNCRPDNLVTSTLALDDAQRTIGLVRLHAKEWHIDPHKIGVLGFSAGGYLAAEISTNFERRLYSNADDADKESARPDFAVLVYPGHLVTNNDGLNPNVPVSRETPSTFLVQAEDDNVDGVKQSLVYYASLKKAGVPVEMHLYAFGGHAFGLRRTQFPITDWPRLVETWLRTIGMISE; encoded by the coding sequence ATGAAGCGCTTATTCGTTGCTCTTTGTGCTTTGGTCGCGTTCGGCAGTGAGTGCACATCGACGGATACCTGGCGGCCATCTGCCGATCACACGCAAATACCAATTTGGCCGGGAGCGGCGCCCGATGGGCAACCGGTTCCGGGTCAGGAAATTGAAACACCGAGTACGGGATTGGTGGCGGGCAGACCGTGGATGGCTGTCACCAACGTGACCCGACCGACGATGACGATCTATGCCCCCCAGGGGAAGAACTCCGGGGCCGCGATCGTGGTGTTTCCTGGCGGCGGATTCCAGGTACTTGCAATAGACCTCGAAGGCACCGAGGTCTGCGAATGGCTGATATCCACGGGCGTCACCTGCGTCTTGTTGAAGTATCGCGTCCCGAGTCAGCCGTATGACTGGCGATGCAACTGCCGTCCCGACAATCTCGTGACATCGACTCTGGCTTTGGACGATGCCCAAAGAACAATCGGACTTGTGCGCCTTCACGCCAAGGAATGGCACATCGACCCGCACAAGATTGGTGTGCTTGGGTTTTCGGCAGGCGGATATCTGGCCGCGGAAATCAGCACGAATTTTGAGCGCCGCTTGTATTCGAACGCAGACGATGCCGACAAGGAAAGCGCTCGCCCGGATTTTGCCGTCCTTGTTTATCCCGGGCATCTCGTGACCAATAATGATGGACTAAATCCGAATGTTCCTGTCTCCCGTGAGACGCCTTCCACTTTCTTGGTGCAGGCAGAAGACGACAACGTGGATGGTGTGAAGCAATCACTGGTCTACTACGCTTCACTGAAAAAAGCTGGCGTACCGGTCGAGATGCATCTGTACGCATTTGGTGGGCATGCATTCGGCTTGCGGCGGACTCAGTTTCCAATTACCGACTGGCCTCGGCTTGTCGAGACGTGGTTACGCACGATTGGAATGATTTCGGAGTAG
- a CDS encoding PaaI family thioesterase encodes MDALARITERPLPFAKLLGIEFASAAPDKVVGTMRVREDLCTLPAVLHGGAVMAFADTLGAVATIINLPEGKHTTTIESKTNFLAPAPLDATIVGECTPLHRGKRTMVWQTRISTSEGRLVAIVMQTQMIL; translated from the coding sequence ATGGACGCCCTTGCCAGAATAACCGAGCGACCCCTGCCATTCGCGAAATTGCTGGGGATCGAATTTGCGAGCGCTGCGCCGGACAAAGTCGTCGGCACCATGCGCGTGCGTGAGGACCTATGCACTTTGCCGGCAGTGCTCCACGGCGGTGCCGTCATGGCGTTCGCCGACACCCTCGGGGCTGTTGCCACCATAATCAATCTGCCGGAAGGCAAGCACACAACGACAATCGAGAGCAAAACCAATTTCCTGGCGCCAGCTCCCCTTGATGCAACCATTGTGGGTGAGTGTACACCACTCCATCGCGGCAAGCGCACGATGGTCTGGCAAACGCGCATATCGACGTCGGAAGGGCGACTCGTGGCAATCGTCATGCAGACTCAAATGATCCTTTAA
- a CDS encoding fumarylacetoacetate hydrolase family protein has protein sequence MKLMSFLDQRRASYGVVKNDGVVDLGRRFGAEHPTLRALLTHGALADAQRIAKSEAPDYKLSAISFLPVIPDPAKILAIGLNYADHAAEGGHKPPTKPVVFVRFADSQVGHEQPIVKPRESDSYDYEVELCIVIGKRARRVAAKDALGYVAGYTIYNDGSVRDWQRHGSQFTPGKNFPQSGSVGPWMVTSDELPDPSKLKLTTKLNGILLQNGNTENLIFPVPELIAYCSTFTTLEPGDLIPTGTPAGVGFTRKPPIFMKPGDVAELEIEKIGVLRNRVVEG, from the coding sequence ATGAAACTCATGAGCTTTCTCGACCAGCGGCGCGCAAGCTATGGCGTGGTGAAGAATGATGGCGTCGTCGATCTCGGCCGACGTTTCGGGGCAGAGCATCCCACACTTCGTGCCCTTCTGACGCACGGGGCTCTCGCTGATGCACAACGAATCGCCAAAAGCGAAGCGCCCGACTATAAGCTCAGCGCCATCAGCTTCCTGCCGGTTATTCCCGATCCCGCGAAGATTCTCGCAATCGGGCTCAACTACGCGGACCATGCGGCTGAAGGCGGGCACAAACCGCCAACCAAGCCAGTTGTCTTCGTGCGTTTTGCCGACAGCCAAGTCGGCCACGAACAGCCGATCGTGAAGCCGAGGGAGTCCGACAGTTACGACTATGAGGTCGAACTTTGCATCGTCATCGGCAAGCGAGCGCGGCGCGTTGCAGCAAAAGATGCCCTCGGTTACGTCGCGGGTTACACGATCTACAACGACGGCTCCGTGCGCGATTGGCAACGGCACGGCTCCCAATTTACGCCGGGCAAGAATTTTCCCCAATCAGGCAGCGTCGGTCCCTGGATGGTCACGAGCGACGAGCTGCCGGATCCCTCCAAGCTCAAACTAACGACAAAACTCAACGGAATTCTGCTTCAGAACGGTAATACCGAAAATCTCATCTTCCCGGTTCCCGAGCTGATCGCCTACTGCTCGACGTTTACCACGCTTGAGCCGGGCGACCTCATACCGACCGGAACGCCAGCAGGCGTCGGTTTCACCCGCAAGCCTCCCATTTTCATGAAACCTGGCGACGTCGCGGAACTCGAGATCGAAAAGATTGGCGTACTTCGCAACAGGGTCGTTGAAGGCTGA
- a CDS encoding MFS transporter, with product MMAQDTICKNGASAATHWSVVLIAVGAGVVAAFQVGKAPAALPTLRAELGLSLFAAGWVISLFNVMSVIGGMAAGAIADRFGHRRATLAGLGLIAAANILGGFAPSGPVIFASRLVEGMGFLAVIVSVPSLIIHVAAPRDLKLVLGLWGCYLPVGAALMILVSPIVLAALGWRGLWWANALVTALYIVALARATGTAPIQPAAHPGEGRMLWLSMKRTMTSAGPVALTLCFLFYSANWLALVGFLPTFLIERRGLTGGVAAALTALVVVANASGNLAGGWLLSRGVRRWRLVAFAHLAMASASVAIFSTALPDEARYLACLLFSGLSGVLPASVFGGVPLHAPSSELIATTNGLIVQGANLGQMVGPPILAILVSRLGGWEASPIFIVGASTLGLGCALWLGALERARNI from the coding sequence ATGATGGCGCAGGATACGATCTGCAAAAATGGCGCGTCCGCCGCCACTCATTGGAGCGTGGTCCTGATCGCCGTAGGGGCGGGTGTCGTCGCTGCTTTTCAGGTGGGAAAGGCGCCGGCGGCACTTCCCACCCTGCGTGCTGAACTTGGCTTGAGCCTCTTTGCGGCCGGGTGGGTAATCTCGCTCTTCAATGTGATGTCCGTGATCGGCGGCATGGCAGCCGGCGCCATTGCAGACCGGTTCGGCCACAGGCGCGCCACGCTTGCCGGCCTCGGTTTGATTGCTGCGGCCAATATCCTCGGTGGTTTTGCGCCGAGCGGCCCCGTGATTTTCGCGAGTCGCCTTGTCGAGGGTATGGGATTTCTCGCGGTCATCGTTTCCGTTCCGTCACTCATCATTCACGTGGCGGCACCACGCGATCTGAAGCTCGTTCTCGGTCTATGGGGCTGCTACTTGCCGGTGGGTGCGGCGCTTATGATCCTCGTCTCCCCGATCGTCCTTGCAGCGCTTGGCTGGCGCGGGCTTTGGTGGGCCAACGCGTTGGTTACGGCACTCTATATTGTCGCCCTCGCGAGGGCGACGGGGACGGCGCCGATCCAGCCCGCAGCACACCCTGGCGAAGGGCGCATGCTCTGGCTAAGCATGAAGCGCACCATGACAAGTGCTGGCCCGGTGGCGCTCACCCTCTGCTTTCTCTTCTATTCCGCCAACTGGCTTGCCCTCGTCGGCTTTTTGCCGACGTTCCTTATCGAGCGACGTGGCTTGACAGGTGGTGTCGCCGCAGCCTTGACCGCTCTCGTGGTCGTTGCCAACGCGAGCGGAAACCTCGCAGGTGGTTGGCTTTTGAGCCGCGGTGTCCGGCGCTGGCGGCTCGTCGCATTCGCGCATCTTGCGATGGCGTCGGCGAGCGTCGCAATTTTTTCGACCGCCCTTCCGGACGAGGCCCGTTATCTAGCGTGTCTATTGTTCTCCGGCCTGAGCGGCGTGCTGCCTGCATCCGTTTTCGGCGGTGTGCCCCTGCACGCACCGTCGTCAGAGCTGATTGCGACGACAAACGGCCTCATCGTTCAAGGGGCCAATCTTGGTCAAATGGTAGGCCCGCCGATATTGGCCATCCTTGTCAGTCGCCTCGGCGGTTGGGAGGCATCGCCCATCTTCATCGTCGGCGCCTCGACCCTTGGATTGGGATGCGCCCTGTGGCTCGGGGCGCTCGAGCGGGCCAGAAATATATGA